The proteins below come from a single Poecilia reticulata strain Guanapo linkage group LG5, Guppy_female_1.0+MT, whole genome shotgun sequence genomic window:
- the LOC103465442 gene encoding uncharacterized protein PFB0765w-like, translating into MFRLEKNPESPSQQEEDKEAFFGKVFSLLKEATSLFEDKEDLIEQLRQMQRKIGDMKCIDDDYQYLKSQIFICSKVNEHLKHEFHVLKEKLEAQATLRDKCRRKQRELDSIIQSNQAFETVVKELTLKLKNPNELKEEYQAAQDKKEILTQENMWLEIQIQEVQRQLSIQSQLEKDCEESEDYNSSLEMTNIIMERQLEGLEDKLWEKETNFMTSYTEKLQSKLIQLQKEYKAEQYWSDKLKHIRSHWSEIKEKNSTLQAEHDKLKRQLWKTRRFKNRNSEITSLIQGKEEENASLCLENGRLRKELQELESTEEKIEVFSDELQEVLVCPTTTEESESAHVIFPPPVLPDEEPETSTSQDGQVTDCKLHQYLSLSETQPHSLREDPGFVVSTDADRPSPVHCVDETKITVDPGWPSTQGSEAQLSKQKGLWGDVSFYNMFFVVPKITYDKFFGRRQEPSPLTH; encoded by the coding sequence ATGTTCCGTCTCGAAAAGAATCCAGAATCTCCCTCCCAGCAGGAAGAAGACAAAGAGGCCTTTTTTGGCAAAGTCTTTTCTCTTCTTAAAGAAGCAACCAGTCTGTTCGAGGACAAGGAGGATTTGATCGAGCAGTTGAGACAAATGCAGAGGAAAATAGGAGACATGAAATGTATCGACGATGATTACCAGTATCTCAAAAGTCAGATATTCATTTGTAGTAAGGTCAACGAACATTTAAAACACGAGTTTCATgtattgaaagaaaaactggaagctCAAGCTACCCTCAGGGACAAATGCAGAAGGAAACAGAGAGAACTTGACAGTATAATCCAAAGCAACCAAGCTTTTGAAACAGTAGTTAAGGAGTTAACTTTGAAACTAAAGAATCCCAACGAACTGAAAGAAGAGTACCAGGCAGCGCAAGACAAGAAAGAAATCCTGACACAAGAAAACATGTGGCTGGAAATCCAGATTCAGGAGGTCCAGAGACAGCTTTCAATACAGAGCCAGCTGGAAAAAGACTGCGAAGAATCCGAGGACTATAACAGTAGCTTGGAAATGACTAACATAATTATGGAGAGACAGCTCGAGGGGTTAGAGGACAAACTTTGGGAAAAAGAAACCAACTTCATGACTAGCTACACCGAAAAACTCCAGTCCAAACTCATCCAGCTCCAAAAGGAGTACAAGGCCGAACAGTACTGGTCTGACAAACTGAAGCATATCAGAAGTCATTGGAGCGAGATTAAAGAGAAGAACAGCACACTTCAGGCGGAACACGACAAGCTCAAACGGCAGCTTTGGAAAACTAGGAGGTTCAAGAACAGGAACAGTGAAATTACTTCACTCATTCAGggtaaagaggaagaaaatgccTCTTTATGCCTGGAAAATGGGAGGCTCAGAAAGGAACTGCAGGAGTTGGAAAGCACCGAGGAAAAAATCGAAGTGTTCAGTGACGAACTGCAGGAAGTGTTGGTCTGTCCGACAACGACCGAGGAAAGCGAGAGTGCTCATGTCATTTTCCCCCCACCTGTTCTACCAGACGAGGAGCCAGAAACCTCCACCAGCCAGGATGGGCAGGTTACTGACTGCAAGCTTCACCAGTATCTGTCGCTGTCAGAGACACAACCCCACAGTCTGAGAGAAGATCCCGGATTTGTAGTTTCAACAGATGCTGATAGGCCCTCACCAGTCCACTGTGTGGATGAGACAAAAATCACTGTGGATCCGGGGTGGCCCAGCACACAGGGAAGTGAAGCACAGCTTTCCAAGCAAAAGGGGCTTTGGGGAGACGTGTCATTTTACAACATGTTTTTTGTCGTACCTAAAATCACGTACGATAAATTTTTTGGCAGAAGACAAGAGCCCTCACCTCTCACTCACTAA